One segment of Theobroma cacao cultivar B97-61/B2 chromosome 9, Criollo_cocoa_genome_V2, whole genome shotgun sequence DNA contains the following:
- the LOC18589741 gene encoding uncharacterized protein LOC18589741 has protein sequence MDQGKSIEDQFSKLHPCLPTNTSIGIIGAGPSGISAAYALIKLGYNNVTILEKYHTVGGMCESVEIQGKIYDLGGQVLAANSAPVIFHLAKEIGSELEEMDSHKLAHIDSSTGKYQDIKVADDYVSMISLTLELQDKAKASNRIGVNAVSDLAADLTPTYLEGHGFKSVPKSVAYGYTASGYGFVQDMPYAYVHEFTRTSMAGKIRRFKGGYTSFWEKISKSLPVKVICNAEVLAVRRNALGVSIDVKNVNGDSEVMEFDKLIVSGAFPFKNGKTYRSPLSHPAENETGVMDLNDLEKELFSKVMTIDYYTTALKIKGLEDMPVGFYYFGEYMDDPATIGQPVAMQRFFADADIFLFWSYGNSLNIRGATVCELAIKAVETMGGEVEQVVLQRRFKYFPHVSSQDMKNGFYERIESELQGKRNTYYVGGLTAFELTERNSSYAMALVCKHFANNNSPPVLPYVKSLFPLKSDCGNRNPKELGEDPGVQFPDLSTLDGYLKHWGTHEVIQSKTLYTWINEEGAAFGQRTYAELHANAFSIAHKILTSRKPAIKPGDRVLLVYVPGLDFIDAFFGCLRAKVLPVPVLPPDPLQRGGQALLKIENIAKSCGAVAILSTIVYHSAVRAGMVKNLLSLTGKNGKSSANWPNLPWLHTDSWIKNFKKVLLNDIADQPEPQPNDICFLQFTSGSTGDAKGVMITHSGLIHNVKLMRKIYKSTSKTVLVSWLPQYHDMGLIGGLFTAMVSGGSAILFSPMTFIRNPLMWLQIMSQYQATHSAGPNFAFELVVRRLEFEDKVWNYDLSSLIFLMVAAEPVRQRTLRRFVELTHPFGLSQEVVAPGYGLAENCVFVSCAYGEGKPILVDWQGRVCCGYVDPDNQDVEIRIVDPETGVELEEVGKEGEIWISSPSAGIGYWGREEYSHQTFRNELKNRTGRKYTRTGDLGRIIDGKLCITGRIKDIIIVAGRNIYSADVEKTIESSSELLRPGCCAVIGVPEEVLSEKGISVPDGSDNVGLVVIAEVRDGKPVDKDIIEQIKTRVTEEHGVNVAAIKLIKPKTISKTTSGKIKRFECLKQFTEGSLNIVQEPTFSKRTLVRSFTTGTCKEGRTPRQLLSSPLPSPRLRNKDIVEFLKGLISELTGIPTKNISATESLASYGIDSIGVVRAAQKLSDYLGVPVGAVDIFTATCIVDLANFSENLIAKSKPELMTTSSLLPEPDLDSDEYLVEVSIYRQVGFWCLQFLALIVVSIMLSVPAYLSVSAFMTFTSVSHTTTGGIHWSTYLIYLAIAPLVWILCMALTCVCIAVFGNPFLRPNYALSHDISIWSIDFVKWWALYKVQQISSKVFAEHLRGTVFLNYWFEMLGARIGSSVLLDTVDITDPSLVSIGDGAVVAEGALIQSHEVKNGILSFHSIRIGRNSTIGPYTVIQKGSVLGVGAEILPLQKSEGGTPIIRSAKANNAQKVST, from the exons ATGGACCAAGGAAAATCAATAGAAGATCAATTCTCCAAGTTGCATCCATGCCTCCCTACAAACACAAGTATTGGGATCATAGGGGCTGGTCCTAGTGGCATATCTGCTGCCTATGCGCTAATCAAGCTTGGTTATAATAATGTAACCATATTAGAGAAGTATCATACAGTAGGTGGAATGTGTGAATCAGTTGAAATACAAG GAAAGATCTATGATTTAGGTGGCCAAGTTCTTGCTGCAAACAGCGCACCAGTCATCTTTCACTTGGCAAAAGAGATTGGGTCTGAACTCGAAGAAATGGACTCCCACAAGCTTGCCCATATAGACAGTTCTACAGGGAAGTATCAGGATATTAAAGTTGCGGATGATTATGTGTCCATGATCTCACTAACATTAGAACTTCAG GATAAAGCAAAGGCTTCGAATCGAATTGGTGTCAATGCTGTGAGCGACTTAGCTGCAGACTTAACCCCAACCTATCTCGAGGGTCATGGATTTAAATCTGTTCCAAAATCTGTAGCTTATGGATACACTGCTTCTGGTTATGGATTCGTTCAAGACATGCCTTATGCCTACGTCCACGAGTTCACAAGAACTTCAATGGCTGGAAAAATACGACGTTTTAAAGGTGGATACACAAGTTTTTGGGAGAAGATCAGTAAGTCTCTTCCAGTGAAAGTCATTTGTAACGCTGAAGTATTGGCAGTGAGACGAAATGCTCTTGGTGTCAGTATTGATGTTAAAAACGTTAATGGGGATTCTGAAGTTATGGAGTTCGATAAGTTGATCGTTTCAGGAGCCTTTCCTTTCAAGAATGGGAAAACATATAGATCACCACTTTCACATCCTGCAG AGAATGAAACTGGAGTAATGGATTTGAATGATCTTGAAAAGGAGCTGTTCAGTAAAGTAATGACAATTGACTACTACACCACTGCCTTGAAAATAAAAGGGCTAGAAGATATGCCTGTTGGTTTTTATTACTTTGGCGAATATATGGACGATCCCGCAACAATTGGACAACCTGTTGCAATGCAGAGATTTTTCGCTGATGCTGACATTTTCTTGTTCTGGTCATATGGCAACTCCCTTAATATACGAGGAGCAACTGTCTGTGAGCTTGCAATAAAGGCAGTTGAAACCATGGGAGGAGAAGTTGAGCAGGTGGTTCTACAACGACGATTTAAGTATTTCCCTCACGTTTCTAGTCAAG ATATGAAGAATGGATTTTACGAGCGCATAGAGTCTGAACTTCAAGGTAAAAGGAATACTTACTACGTTGGTGGGCTTACGGCATTTGAGCTTACAGAGAGGAATTCTTCTTATGCAATGGCCCTAGTCTGCAAGCACTTTGCCAATAACAATTCTCCGCCAGTGCTTCCATATGTTAAG AGTTTATTTCCATTAAAATCAGATTGTGGGAATAGAAATCCCAAAGAATTAGGTGAAGACCCAGGAGTGCAATTTCCTGATCTGTCTACACTAGATGGCTATTTGAAGCACTGGGGAACTCATGAAGTTATTCAAAGCAAAACACTTTATACGTGGATTAACGAGGAAGGTGCAGCGTTCGGCCAAAGGACTTATGCAGAACTTCATGCTAATGCTTTCTCCATCGCTCACAAGATCTTGACAAGCAGAAAACCAGCCATCAAGCCCGGTGACAGGGTTCTATTAGTCTATGTTCCAGGTCTGGACTTCATTGATGCATTTTTTGGTTGCTTAAGAGCAAAGGTGCTACCAGTTCCAGTTCTTCCTCCAGATCCTCTACAAAGAGGCGGACAAGCACTTTTAAAGATTGAAAATATTGCCAAATCATGTGGCGCAGTGGCAATTTTATCAACTATTGTCTATCACTCAGCAGTTCGGGCTGGTATGGTGAAGAATCTACTCTCATTGACTGGAAAGAATGGAAAATCATCAGCTAACTGGCCTAATCTTCCTTGGTTGCACACGGATTCATGGATCAAGAACTTCAAGAAAGTACTTCTCAATGACATAGCTGATCAACCCGAACCTCAGCCAAATGACATATGCTTTTTGCAATTTACATCTGGGTCAACTGGTGATGCCAAAGGGGTCATGATTACTCACAGCGGGCTTATTCATAATGTGAAGTTGATGCGAAAGATATACAAGAGCACCTCAAAGACTGTATTAGTCAGTTGGCTTCCTCAATACCATGACATGGGCCTCATTGGGGGACTTTTTACTGCAATGGTTAGTGGTGGCTCGGCAATACTGTTTTCCCCAATGACGTTCATCAGAAACCCCCTCATGTGGCTTCAGATCATGAGCCAATACCAAGCAACTCACAGTGCTGGCCCCAATTTTGCTTTTGAGCTAGTGGTTCGAAGACTGGAGTTTGAGGATAAGGTTTGGAACTATGACCTTTCTTCCCTTATTTTCCTCATGGTTGCTGCTGAGCCAGTAAGACAGAGAACTCTGAGAAGATTTGTTGAGCTCACTCATCCATTTGGCCTTTCTCAAGAGGTGGTGGCTCCTGGCTATGGCTTGGCTGAAAATTGCGTCTTTGTCAGTTGTGCTTATGGAGAAGGGAAGCCCATCTTGGTTGATTGGCAGGGAAGAGTTTGTTGTGGTTATGTTGATCCAGATAATCAAGATGTTGAGATAAGAATAGTTGATCCAGAGACTGGTGTAGAGCTTGAAGAAGTTGGAAAAGAAGGAGAGATATGGATTAGTAGTCCAAGTGCTGGCATTGGTTATTGGGGTAGGGAAGAATATAGCCACCAAACTTTTAGAAATGAGCTAAAAAATCGCACTGGAAGAAAATACACTAGAACTGGAGACTTGGGACGAATCATTGATGGAAAATTGTGCATCACCGGAAGAATCAAGGATATAATAATTGTAGCAGGAAGGAATATTTACTCAGCAGATGTAGAAAAGACGATTGAGAGCTCATCTGAACTTTTACGGCCTGGTTGTTGTGCTGTCATTGGTGTTCCAGAGGAAGTCCTATCGGAGAAAGGAATTTCAGTTCCAGATGGTTCTGACAATGTTGGCCTTGTCGTAATTGCAGAAGTTAGAGATGGAAAACCTGTTGATAAGGACATcattgaacaaattaaaacacGTGTTACAGAAGAACACGGTGTTAATGTTGCTGCCATCAAACTGATCAAGCCAAAGACCATCAGTAAAACAACATCCGGAAAGATCAAGAGATTTGAATGCCTCAAACAATTTACTGAGGGATCTTTGAACATTGTCCAAGAACCAACCTTTTCAAAGAGAACTTTGGTCCGATCATTCACTACTGGGACTTGTAAAGAAGGAAGAACACCTCGTCAACTTTTGAGTTCTCCTTTACCAAGTCCAAGATTGAGAAATAAGGACATTGTAGAATTCCTGAAAGGCCTAATCTCTGAGCTAACCGGGATCCCCACCAAGAATATTTCTGCTACTGAAAGCCTTGCCTCGTATGGAATTGATTCAATTGGTGTTGTCAGAGCAGCTCAAAAGCTTTCAGATTATCTAGGCGTGCCAGTTGGAGCAGTAGATATCTTCACTGCAACCTGCATTGTGGACTTGGCAAACTTCTCAGAGAATCTCATAGCAAAGTCTAAACCTGAACTTATGACAACTTCATCCCTTCTTCCTGAACCTGATCTCGATTCTGATGAGTATCTGGTGGAAGTATCGATATACCGCCAAGTGGGTTTCTGGTGTCTACAATTTCTGGCTCTAATCGTCGTGTCTATCATGTTGAGTGTGCCTGCATATTTATCAGTTTCTGCATTCATGACTTTCACCTCCGTGAGCCACACAACAACAGGCGGAATACACTGGTCGACCTATTTGATATATTTGGCCATTGCACCACTTGTTTGGATCCTCTGCATGGCTTTAACTTGCGTATGCATTGCTGTCTTTGGAAATCCATTCTTGAGACCAAACTATGCACTCAGTCATGACATTTCCATTTGGTCAATTGATTTTGTTAAGTGGTGGGCACTTTACAAGGTCCAACAAATATCTTCAAAAGTATTTGCAGAGCATTTGAGAGGAACGGTATTCTTAAATTACTGGTTTGAGATGCTTGGAGCAAGAATTGGGTCGTCGGTTTTGCTAGATACTGTAGACATTACGGACCCATCTTTAGTTTCAATTGGAGATGGAGCTGTGGTTGCAGAAGGGGCACTAATTCAAAGCCATGAGGTGAAGAATGGAATACTAAGCTTCCACTCCATTAGAATTGGCCGAAATTCAACAATTGGGCCATATACAGTGATCCAAAAGGGAAGTGTATTGGGAGTAGGAGCTGAAATATTGCCCCTACAGAAGAGTGAAGGAGGCACACCCATAATCAGATCAGCCAAGGCTAACAATGCCCAAAAAGTAAGTACTTAG
- the LOC108663428 gene encoding uncharacterized protein LOC108663428, whose product MSHFMGIYLVGFLSGFSAAILYFLCVWLSKTPPSAEHFAFVCISGALHWIPLTVIAYVTMFASITLNPASFAISVAVAYLAHGIILSFLTCALTHLLTERQQSKQSHVKVFLGHRITIACHLRFAKLLSGTEAFCMYLRLLGAKVGQHCSIRAINPISDPELVKIGDGVHLGDFSRIITGFYTCNGFIRKKVEVQDNSVVGSQSLILPGSLVEKDVILGALSVAPENSVLQRGGVYVGSQTPTMVKNTKHALDDRIEEMDMKYKKIVGNLAASLASTTLKVKSRYFHRIGVGGNGYLKVYDKIEGFPDHKILHPGKCYGVVVRHSNSLSADDDARIDARGAAVRILAENNTPLLDLTLKTGKAFYARTISDFATWLVCGLAAREEHVKRVPHVRNAVWMSLCQANSYTELHYYSNFVRLLRFADGEESYVKFKLRPYDESISEDAGKVEPTGILPPETGAIPRDDKDTRPLLFLAEDFQHRISSGGVRYIFQLQVRPVPQDEATRDIALDCTKPWDETEFPYINVGEIYIEQNLTKEEAEALEFNPFLRCHEVDVIRASTSSQSASIDHGRSLIYEICQRLRNKEPLPEAWKIFLEQSDVKVDLSGCPMAAALEKKETGKVTLERTWYQTSWAIFAQPLLQTVLPYFLLGLAVFAPLSSVLYMKESKKFPLHWLLPLLWVSSGLIAALTCVVAKWILVGKKNEGETVQIWSKGVFMDTIWQAFRTLVGEYFMEMTSGSILFVLWMKLMGSDIELDQGVYVDSMGASLNPEMVEIERGGCVGREAHLFGHIYEGEGGKVKFGKIRIGEGGFIGSRAVVMPGVRVESGGSLCSLSLAMKEEIIKSR is encoded by the coding sequence ATGTCCCACTTCATGGGCATCTACTTGGTGGGTTTCCTTAGCGGTTTCTCAGCAGCTATTCTCTATTTCCTATGCGTTTGGCTCTCCAAAACTCCTCCTTCTGCTGAACACTTTGCATTTGTTTGCATATCTGGAGCCTTACATTGGATTCCTTTAACGGTTATTGCATACGTTACCATGTTTGCTAGCATCACATTGAATCCAGCAAGCTTTGCCATCTCAGTTGCCGTTGCTTACTTAGCTCATGGCATAATACTCAGTTTCCTTACATGCGCTTTAACCCATCTTCTTACTGAGAGACAACAGTCAAAGCAATCTCATGTCAAGGTATTCCTTGGACACCGAATTACCATTGCTTGCCACCTCAGATTTGCCAAACTTCTTTCTGGAACAGAAGCTTTTTGTATGTACTTAAGGCTTTTGGGTGCCAAGGTTGGGCAACATTGTTCAATCAGAGCTATCAATCCAATTTCAGATCCAGAGCTGGTCAAAATCGGGGATGGTGTTCATCTTGGTGACTTTAGCAGAATCATTACAGGATTCTATACATGCAATGGTTTTATTCGCAAGAAAGTTGAGGTGCAAGATAATTCAGTTGTCGGGAGTCAAAGCCTAATCCTCCCTGGCTCTTTAGTTGAAAAGGATGTAATTCTTGGTGCACTTTCAGTGGCTCCAGAAAACTCAGTTCTACAAAGAGGTGGTGTTTATGTTGGATCTCAAACTCCGACCATGGTCAAGAACACCAAGCATGCTTTGGATGACCGGATAGAAGAAATGGACAtgaaatataagaaaatagtaGGAAATCTGGCGGCAAGTTTAGCTTCTACTACTTTGAAGGTTAAATCAAGATATTTTCATCGAATTGGTGTTGGAGGGAATGGCTATTTGAAAGTATATGATAAGATAGAAGGCTTTCCAGATCACAAGATTTTGCACCCTGGAAAATGCTACGGTGTCGTAGTTAGACATAGCAATAGCTTGAGTGCTGATGATGATGCAAGAATAGATGCTCGCggtgctgcagtgagaatacTTGCAGAGAATAACACCCCACTCCTTGACTTAACACTTAAAACTGGCAAGGCGTTTTATGCTCGCACAATATCGGATTTTGCAACATGGCTTGTGTGTGGGCTTGCTGCAAGAGAAGAGCATGTAAAGCGAGTCCCACATGTCCGTAATGCAGTGTGGATGTCCCTTTGCCAAGCTAACTCATATACAGAGTTGCATTattactcaaattttgttaGGCTTCTTCGATTCGCAGATGGAGAGGAATCGTATGTGAAATTCAAGTTGAGACCTTATGATGAAAGTATCAGTGAGGATGCTGGGAAGGTGGAACCTACTGGGATTCTCCCACCAGAAACAGGTGCCATTCCAAGGGATGATAAAGATACCCGCCCCCTACTTTTCCTGGCTGAAGATTTCCAGCACCGCATAAGTTCTGGTGGTGTTCGCTACATCTTCCAATTACAAGTCCGGCCAGTTCCACAAGATGAAGCCACACGTGACATTGCACTTGACTGCACTAAACCATGGGATGAGACTGAGTTCCCTTATATCAATGTTGGTGAGATTTATATTGAACAAAATCTCACCAAGGAAGAAGCAGAAGCACTAGAGTTTAATCCTTTTCTCAGATGCCATGAGGTTGATGTCATCCGGGCTTCAACATCCTCTCAGAGTGCTTCTATTGATCATGGTCGCTCTCTTATCTATGAGATTTGCCAACGCTTGCGAAATAAGGAACCACTTCCGGAGGCCTGGAAGATCTTTCTTGAGCAATCTGATGTAAAAGTAGACCTTTCAGGCTGTCCAATGGCAGCAGCAttggagaaaaaagaaacaggGAAAGTGACCTTGGAAAGAACGTGGTATCAAACCTCGTGGGCAATTTTTGCTCAACCATTACTACAAACTGTGCTCCCTTATTTCCTCTTGGGATTAGCAGTTTTTGCACCTTTAAGTTCTGTTCTTTACATGAAGGAGTCAAAGAAATTCCCCCTACATTGGTTGCTTCCGTTGCTTTGGGTTTCTTCCGGACTTATAGCTGCATTAACTTGTGTTGTGGCCAAATGGATTCTTGTGGGAAAGAAGAATGAAGGTGAAACAGTACAGATTTGGAGCAAAGGGGTCTTCATGGACACCATCTGGCAAGCTTTTAGAACACTAGTGGGGGAATATTTCATGGAAATGACTAGTGGATCTATTTTGTTCGTGCTATGGATGAAGTTAATGGGTTCAGATATAGAACTGGACCAAGGGGTGTATGTGGATAGCATGGGAGCTTCACTGAATCCTGAAATGGTGGAGATTGAGAGAGGAGGATGTGTAGGAAGGGAAGCTCACTTGTTTGGACACATATATGAAGGAGAAGGCGGGAAAGTTAAGTTTGGGAAAATCAGAATTGGAGAAGGCGGGTTTATAGGAAGTCGAGCAGTGGTCATGCCTGGGGTAAGGGTGGAGAGTGGAGGGAGTCTATGTTCTCTTTCCCTTGCCATGAAAGAAGAGATCATTAAGTCAAGGTAA